The Magnolia sinica isolate HGM2019 chromosome 10, MsV1, whole genome shotgun sequence genome includes a window with the following:
- the LOC131257741 gene encoding putative disease resistance protein At1g50180 has product MSIVESIVKLLLQKLADPILQEAIFLYGVGDQVEWLEAEFKRMQCFLEDADAKQEGDRRVKGWVGDVRDVAYDAEDVIDTFLFKVANLRRTGFVGCIKRYSCIFNELIARHEVGSNIERLKIKIHAISESRLTYGIENIGQGAGTSSAGLSLQERRLTSPNVQEPDFVGFDNDLKELVTQLTNEGELRRCVVSAVGMGGIGKTTLTRKVYNTDSVKKHFHSHAWISISQQPSVKDRLQTITKRCMVLSKEQLELVEKMDVVELREKISEYLKEKRYLMVLDDLWTKEAWNDLKDTFPDVNNGSRVMLTTRNKDVALYADPRSRPHELRFLTNEERWDLFCKKTFLGRDGGCPQDLEKLGREIVEKCHGLPLAIAVVGGLLSGKEEREWENVCKSISWQLVEGEVQISSILSLSYKDLPYYLKPCFLYLGNFPEDYEFQAKELIRLWAAEGFLKERGELTLEEVGEDYLMQLVQRSMVQLTRRSLSKGIKSCRIHDLLRDLSILETKESKFLEVQGDNGNAPPASRARRLAIHLNDPRKLKIKQPSTPHLRSMLIYTQGDTWLQTEQSKFLFQGFKLLRVLYVARVKIRELPWEIGELIHLRYLRCTKIDLKTLPSSIGNLINLQTLFVRSNNIGIEVPETIGKMHRLRHLQLPFLGEIGGHPRLDLISNLQTLSGVYAGKWMEGCLGKLTNLRKLKIVFETGADAELFYEAIVNLNCLHHLSAVWVSVPTPGNEDRALVLSLPNLPHLLKLSKLYLAEGLETLPEFPTNLTKLTLEWSGLKEDPMATLEKLKSLRILRLLYGSYMGKEMACSAQGFPLLESLYLHKLDELEEWRVDEGAMPSLLHLQIQECKKLKKLPEGLQHVTTLKKLELGRMPGEFEARIREDGGED; this is encoded by the exons ATGTCCATTGTCGAGTCCATTGTCAAGCTCCTTCTCCAAAAACTCGCTGACCCAATCCTTCAAGAAGCCATTTTCTTATATGGCGTTGGTGATCAAGTCGAATGGCTCGAGGCGGAATTTAAGCGGATGCAATGCTTCTTGGAAGACGCAGACGCCAAACAAGAAGGAGATAGAAGAGTTAAGGGCTGGGTGGGGGATGTGAGAGATGTTGCATATGATGCTGAGGACGTCATCGACACCTTTCTCTTCAAGGTAGCAAACTTGAGGCGAACTGGATTTGTGGGCTGCATTAAAAGGTACTCTTGCATCTTCAATGAGTTGATAGCTCGCCATGAGGTGGGCTCGAatattgaacggttaaaaattaAAATCCATGCGATCTCTGAAAGTAGATTGACATATGGAATTGAAAATATAGGCCAGGGAGCAGGGACGAGCTCTGCCGGTCTAAGCCTCCAAGAACGGAGGCTCACTTCTCCTAATGTTCAAGAACCAGATTTTGTGGGTTTTGATAATGATTTAAAGGAATTGGTAACGCAGTTGACTAATGAAGGAGAGCTGCGACGTTGTGTTGTTTCTGCAGTCGGCATGGGTGGTATCGGTAAGACCACTCTTACCAGGAAAGTTTATAACACTGATAGTGTAAAGAAACATTTCCATAGTCATGCATGGATTTCTATATCACAACAGCCTTCTGTGAAAGATCGTTTGCAGACCATCACAAAACGCTGTATGGTTCTGTCTAAAGAGCAGCTCGAGTTGGTAGAGAAGATGGACGTTGTTGAGCTGCGCGAGAAGATCTCTGAGTATCTGAAAGAAAAGAGGTACCTAATGGTACTTGATGATTTATGGACAAAAGAAGCATGGAATGATCTGAAGGATACATTTCCAGATGTGAATAATGGCAGTAGGGTCATGCTCACCACACGAAACAAAGACGTTGCTTTATATGCAGATCCACGAAGCCGTCCCCATGAACTGCGATTTCTAACCAATGAAGAGAGGTGGGATTTATTCTGTAAAAAAACATTCTTAGGACGAGATGGTGGTTGCCCGCAGGATTTGGAGAAGCTGGGAAGAGAGATCGTAGAAAAATGCCATGGTCTCCCTCTTGCGATCGCAGTTGTTGGAGGGCTCTTATcaggaaaggaagaaagggagTGGGAGAATGTATGCAAAAGCATCAGCTGGCAGCTTGTCGAGGGAGAAGTCCAAATCTCTAGCATATTATCTTTAAGCTATAAAGACCTGCCGTATTACTTAAAACCATGTTTTCTCTACCTGGGCAATTTTCCAGAGGACTACGAGTTCCAAGCCAAGGAATTGATTCGACTGTGGGCCGCAGAAGGGTTTCTTAAAGAAAGAGGGGAACTAACATTGGAAGAGGTTGGAGAAGATTATCTGATGCAGTTGGTTCAGAGAAGTATGGTTCAATTGACAAGAAGAAGTTTAAGCAAGGGTATCAAAAGTTGTCGCATCCACGATCTTTTGCGTGATCTGTCCATATTAGAAACTAAGGAAAGCAAGTTTCTCGAAGTTCAGGGTGACAATGGCAATGCTCCTCCTGCATCTAGAGCCCGTCGGCTTGCAATTCACCTTAATGACCCAA gaaaattaaaaatcaaacagccttCCACTCCGCACCTTCGTTCTATGTTGATCTACACCCAAGGCGATACATGGCTTCAAACGGAACAAAGCAAGTTTCTATTCCAAGGCTTTAAGTTGCTTAGGGTGCTATATGTAGCACGTGTAAAAATAAGGGAGCTACCGTGGGAAATAGGTGAACTAATCCATTTGAGATATCTCAGGTGTACTAAAATTGATTTAAAAACCCTCCCATCATCGATAGGCAATCTTATCAATTTACAAACTCTATTTGTACGATCCAATAATATTGGTATTGAAGTACCGGAGACAATTGGGAAGATGCATCGGTTAAGACATCTTCAATTACCGTTTTTGGGAGAGATAGGAGGGCATCCGAGGCTCGACCTGATAAGTAACCTCCAGACTCTATCCGGAGTATATGCtggcaaatggatggagggttgcttgggaaagctcACCAAtcttagaaaattaaaaatagttTTCGAAACAGGAGCTGATGCTGAGTTATTCTATGAGGCGATTGTCAATCTGAACTGCCTCCATCATCTATCGGCCGTGTGGGTGTCAGTACCGACACCTGGCAATGAAGACAGAGCCTTAGTTTTGTCGTTACCTAATCTTCCACATCTTCTCAAGTTAAGTAAGTTGTATTTGGCAGAAGGGTTAGAGACGTTACCTGAATTTCCAACAAACCTCACCAAACTCACCTTGGAATGGTCCGGTTTAAAGGAAGACCCAATGGCGACGTTGGAGAAGCTGAAAAGCCTTCGCATTCTCAGATTGCTGTATGGTTCATATATGGGAAAGGAAATGGCTTGCTCTGCACAAGGGTTTCCTCTGCTCGAATCCTTATATCTTCATAAATTAGATGAATTAGAGGAGTGGAGAGTTGATGAAGGAGCTATGCCAAGTCTTTTACATTTACAGATCCAAGAATGCAAGAAATTGAAGAAGCTTCCAGAAGGACTGCAACACGTGACTACACTCAAGAAATTGGAGTTGGGGCGGATGCCTGGTGAATTCGAAGCAAGGATTCGAGAAGATGGGGGAGAGGATTGA